In Ovis aries strain OAR_USU_Benz2616 breed Rambouillet chromosome 13, ARS-UI_Ramb_v3.0, whole genome shotgun sequence, the genomic window AAAGATATCACTGCTTCTGAATTAAGGTCTTTCTATTgttcaagagagttccagaaaaacatctatttctgctttattgactatgctaaagcctttgactgtgtggatcacaataaactgtggaaaattctgaaagagataggaataccagaccacctgacctgcctcttgagaaacctatatgcaggtcaggaggcaacagttagaactggacatggaacaacagactggttccagataggaaaaggagtacctcaaggctgtgtattgtcaccctgcttattcaacttctatgcagagcacatcatgagaaatgctaggctggaagaagcacaagctgggatcaagattgcagggagaaatatcaataacctcagatatggagatgacaccacccttatggcagaaagtgaagagaagctaaaaagtctcttgatgaaagtgaaagaggagagtgaaaaagttggcttaaagctcaacattcagaaaacgaagatcatggcatctggtcccatcacttcatgggaaatagatggggaaacagtggaaacagtggcagactttatttttttgcgcttcaaaatcactgcagatggtgagtgcagccatgaaatgaaaagatgcttactccttggaaggaaagttatgaccaacctagacagcatattgaaaagcagagacattactttgccaacaaaggtccgtccatctagtcctagtcaaggctatggtttttccagtggtcatgtatggatgtgagagttggactatgaagaaagctgagtgctgaagaattgatgcttttgaactctggtgttagaaaagactcttgagagtcccttggactgcaaggagatccagccagtccattctagaggagatcagtcctgggtgttctttggaaggactgatgctaaagctgaaactccagtactttggacacctcatgcgaagagttgactcactggaaaagacgctgacgccaggagggattgggggcaggagaaggggatgacagaggatgagatggctggatggcatccatggacctgagtttgagtgatctccgggatttggtgatggacagggagacctgacgtgcttcgattcatggggttgcaaagagtcagacacaactgagcgactgaactgaactgattgttctCATTAACTTCACGTGATAGTTTGCACTCAAAAAAGAAGTCAGCATAATACTTGGCTATACCTGTGCTCACCATCACATCTTCCACCACCCCCTTTAAAGAAGACATTCTTTTTGCTAACTTTACTGGGAAACTTATGGGGAAAGAGGAAGTACAGATAAACTCCCATAACACAACACTATGTTTCCTCTGGTCCTGCTTTGAGAAACAAATGCACGGAAAACCACCAGAAAACACATTTCACtgttataatactttaaaaaaaaaaaaaagagccagccACCAGCACACTTGGAAGAAAGCAAAACCCAGCTTATTTATTCTCTAACAGTAAAGACGACTTCAGTTCCCCACAGGGCACTAAATCTGGGCGTGTGCTTTACAAGTCAAAACAAGTTAAGATGTTGATTCTATTTGTGGTGCTGAGATGCCTCATAAACCAATGGAGTCATTCATAAGCAAAATTATTTCCCTCTAGACTTCAAAGCACCAAGACCACCTCAGGAAGAGGTAGCTTAAAGGAATCAAGCTGAGCGGACTTTAGGTAATTTGCCACCTGGAAAGAAAATAGTTGTTCCCTATTAAACTCTTTCTCAGCCCAGAAATCACTAAAGATAAGCTGCACTACATGAAAGAACAGAGCAGAGAAAACATCGTATAATCATGAAACAAGCCAGAACAAGATCAGCTACATGACATCTTCTCTAACttggaaaagagtttgagaagtgaaaatataacttaaaaaaaaaagttaaaaaacatgaataaaaacTTTGAAAAGCCATGAATATGAAGATAATGATTTGATTCAAATAATTATAATCAAACAGCAGTGTTTTTCACTAATCAGCATTTCCCACAATGTAAGTTTAATAAAGCTGGCTGGTTCCTGAGGATAAAGGCCCCCTCTGATGAACGTTGCAGAATTCTAAGCCGGTACAATTTTTTTGGACAGCAATTTGGCATTAATTACCAATCTTAAGCACAACTCCGTCTACTCAGCAATTCCACCGCGAACACTTTACCTCGGGTATACTAGTAAAAAAAGGAATGTGTAAGAGGCACTTACTACAAATACGGCGTAGAGAGTCTCCGTTTTCACTTGtaaaacaaaagtcaaaagaggaaaaacaaaaaaagtctggAAATAACTCGTTCTCGATTGAGAAGACTCGgttggaaaaataaaagctatatgataTTATCTAATTTTCAAAGCACTGTAATTTGATAAGTTTGTATGTGCTGATACCTAAAGATCAGTCATAATACCAGGATTttctgaagacagaaaaaaacagtttaaacattttcaaagtcaacaccaaaaaaccaaaaaaacctcccagttggtttttttttttttaaacaatcacaTCATACATCCACCTGCGAGTCTGCTcttctgccttctccagaagggTTGCCCAGCCCAGCAGCAGCTCCCTAACCCACAGGGCCCAAACCTCCTGCTTACATAAGCCCTTGGAACGGGGGCGGGAGACAGCGGGCTCGCTCAGAGTCCCGGCTCCGGCCGCAGAGCCCGATCGTCTAGATAAGGGAGAAGCGAGGTCAGGTTTTCGGACCCGCAGGCATTAAAAAGGGTGGCCAGCCCTCCTAAGAAAAGGCGAGCAGAGGGCTGTCGGGGAATGTACAATAAATCAGTGCTTCAGAAAACTCAAGGGCGGGACTAAGAATCCCAGACACAAAGAGAAGCGCAGAGGAATCCGCCTCTGCTTTCCTCGCAGGGTGGCGTCCTCCCCAGGGTCTCCCGCGGGGGCCGAAGCGAGGCCGGGCAGGGCCGCCTCGCGCAGCCGCCAACGGCCGACACCCAGGCCCGGAAAGCCAGCTCATCTCATTCCTCGGGGAGGGCGGCCCGGCGCGCTACCTCTCGGAGAAGCTCTTCACCAGCAGCCACACGATGAACGGTAGGTTCTCGCGCTCGTTGTACGTGGGCAAAAGCACCGAATACTTGTCTTGCCGCGAGGCTCGCCCCTTCGGCTCCCGCCGAGACCTAGGAGAGCTACGACTCGCTTCCTCGGCAGCCATGGCGGAACTGCGCGACAGGCCGGAAGCGGAAATACGTCACGCGGAGCGGAAGGCGACTGGTTGGACCGGACCAAATCCCGAGAAGGGGGGTGGTCTATGTGGACGAGTTCTAGTCTTCCTAAGATTCGCTTCGTGGTTCCTTTGGAAATAGTAAGAACTTATGAATCTTTCAAACTGAGTCTGAGGGTGGCGCAAGAAATGCAGATCTATTTATCACCTTTGCTCAAGCTCCataaagtttttgttttggtttactCCGACCTCGCGAAGAAGAAAAGCCGGAAACGGAAATGCCTTTCACGACGGGTTCCGGAAAGAGGCCCGGCATGGCGGCCAGGGAGGAGGTTCTCGCCCTACAGGCCGAAGTCGCGCAGCGTGAGGAGGAGCTGAGTTCTCTGAAGCAGAGGCTGGCGGCGGCCCTTTCGGCGGGGCAGGAGTCAGCGCGCTCGGTTCCGGTGTCGCCCCTGCCTCCCAGGGCCGCCCTGTCCCGAGAGGAGATCCGGCGCTACAGCCGGCAGCTCGTGCTGCCGGAGCTCGGCATGCAGGGGCAGCTGCGCCTGGCGGCCACGGCCGTACTCGTAGTAGGCTGCGGGGGGCTCGGCTGCCCGCTGGCGCAGTACCTGGCCGCAGCCGGCGTCGGCCGCCTGGGCCTCGTGGACTACGACGTGGTCGAAGCGAGCAACCTGGCCCGCCAGGTGCTGCACGGCGAGGCCCTGGCCGGCCAGGCCAAGGTCTTTTCGGCGGCCGCCGCCCTGCGCCGCCTCAATTCGGCGGTGGAGTGCGTGCCCTACGCCCAGGCGCTGACGCCGGCCACGGCGCTGGACCTCGTCCGCCGCTACGACGTGGTGGCGGACTGCTCCGACAACGCGCCCACCCGCTACCTGGTGAGCGACGCCTGTGTGCTCGCCGGCCGGCCCCTGGTGTCCGCCAGCGCGCTGCGTTTCGAGGGCCAGCTCACGGTCTACCACTACGGCGGGGGGCCTTGCTATCGCTGCGTGTTCCCCCGGCCACCCCCGGCGGAGACGGTGACCAGCTGCGCGGATGGCGGGGTGCTCGGCGCGGTTACCGGGGTCCTGGGCTGCCTGCAGGCGCTGGAAGTGCTGAAGACAGCTGCGGGCCTGGGCCCCTCTTACAGCGGTCGCCTGTTGCTCTTTGACGCCCTCCGAGGCGATTTCCGCTGTATCCGGTTGCGGAGGCGCAGGCCCGACTGTGCGGCCTGCGGGGAGCGGCCCACCGTGACCGACCTGCAGGACTACGAAAGCTTCTGCGGTTCGTCGGCCACGGATAAGTGCCGCTCC contains:
- the MOCS3 gene encoding adenylyltransferase and sulfurtransferase MOCS3, whose protein sequence is MAAREEVLALQAEVAQREEELSSLKQRLAAALSAGQESARSVPVSPLPPRAALSREEIRRYSRQLVLPELGMQGQLRLAATAVLVVGCGGLGCPLAQYLAAAGVGRLGLVDYDVVEASNLARQVLHGEALAGQAKVFSAAAALRRLNSAVECVPYAQALTPATALDLVRRYDVVADCSDNAPTRYLVSDACVLAGRPLVSASALRFEGQLTVYHYGGGPCYRCVFPRPPPAETVTSCADGGVLGAVTGVLGCLQALEVLKTAAGLGPSYSGRLLLFDALRGDFRCIRLRRRRPDCAACGERPTVTDLQDYESFCGSSATDKCRSLRLLSPEERISVMDYKRVLDSGSPHLLLDVRPQVEVDICRLPHALHIPLKRLERRDAESLKVLGEAIREGKQGAQEGASVPIYVICKLGNDSQKAVKILQSWADVDSVKDVVGGLMAWAAKIDGTFPQY